A genomic region of Jeotgalibaca ciconiae contains the following coding sequences:
- a CDS encoding response regulator transcription factor, which produces MIRVLIVDDHEMVRLGYSAYLSIQDDIEVVGEGEDGKIGYEMALDLRPDIILMDLVMNVMDGIESTKTILKEWPEAKIIIVTSFIDDEKVYPALEAGAAGYMLKTSSAHEIADAIRSTYQGERVLEPEVTDKMLERLTKKTEHHLHEDLTSREMEVLLLVAEGYSNQEIADQLFITLKTVKTHVSNILSKLEVDDRTQATIYAFKHQLIK; this is translated from the coding sequence ATGATACGTGTATTGATTGTAGATGATCATGAAATGGTACGGCTTGGATATTCTGCCTACCTGTCGATTCAAGATGATATTGAAGTGGTAGGAGAAGGAGAAGACGGGAAAATCGGCTACGAAATGGCTCTGGATCTCCGTCCGGATATCATTTTAATGGATCTAGTGATGAATGTAATGGACGGAATCGAGTCAACAAAAACAATTTTAAAGGAATGGCCAGAAGCGAAAATTATCATTGTAACAAGTTTTATTGATGATGAAAAAGTTTACCCTGCTCTGGAAGCGGGCGCTGCCGGTTATATGTTGAAAACTTCTTCTGCACATGAAATTGCGGATGCCATTCGCTCAACTTACCAAGGTGAGCGTGTCTTGGAACCTGAAGTGACTGATAAAATGTTAGAAAGATTGACGAAAAAGACGGAACATCATTTGCATGAAGATTTAACTTCCAGAGAAATGGAAGTCTTACTTTTAGTAGCAGAAGGGTATTCGAACCAAGAGATTGCTGATCAACTATTTATTACTTTAAAGACGGTTAAGACTCATGTTTCCAATATTTTATCCAAGTTAGAAGTGGACGACCGTACGCAAGCCACGATTTATGCATTCAAACACCAATTAATAAAGTGA
- a CDS encoding HesB/YadR/YfhF family protein: protein MHMEIKITEKAQKWFEEELGLSDGNGVRFLGKIYGESQIHEGFSVGIEVAKPGNIIAETTVNHIPYFIDANDEWFFAGYNLEVGFDEKHQEPEYIFHEIKE from the coding sequence ATGCATATGGAAATTAAAATCACGGAAAAAGCACAAAAATGGTTTGAAGAAGAACTCGGTCTATCGGATGGAAATGGCGTTCGGTTTTTAGGGAAGATTTATGGGGAAAGTCAAATTCACGAAGGATTCTCGGTTGGGATTGAAGTCGCAAAACCAGGAAATATAATTGCGGAAACGACAGTAAATCATATTCCTTATTTTATTGATGCAAATGATGAATGGTTCTTCGCTGGTTATAACTTAGAAGTAGGATTTGATGAGAAACATCAAGAACCAGAATATATATTTCATGAAATAAAAGAGTAA